The sequence below is a genomic window from Melospiza georgiana isolate bMelGeo1 chromosome 6, bMelGeo1.pri, whole genome shotgun sequence.
AACGGATTTTAAGGATGAGGCATGGAATGGGTGACCTGTTGGTCAGTCTGGGGTGTCAGGCACTTCCAGCACTGCCTCTGCACAGGGTGGAACATCCTGTTGGAATATCATGGGAATATCTGAAGATCAGAAGGCACAAAGCTCaagaggaagaagcagaagcCAAAAGATTTGGAAAAATGGAGATGCTTCATGTTCCCAAAGACAGAGCAGGAAGAGAAAGCAGGAAGTGTGTACAGTACAGATGAAGGAGGTAGCTGCAGCTTTAACATTTATTTCAGCATTCCAGGTGTGCTTTTCCAGGAGGATATGGGAGATCAGCCTTTCCAAATGCCCAGACAGCAAAGGAGTGATGGGAATGGAGACATGGAATGCTGGGGATCAAGACACAGTAATGGGGATCAAGACACGGAGACATTTAATGCAGAAATAATTCCAAGAATGTGAATTTCATTTGAAAGGACTGGGATCAGATCTGTTTGTCAACAAAAACCAGGAATTACCCATGATAGGATACAATGAGAACCTTTGAGGGGTTCTTTTGTGCCTTTACTCCTTGACCTGTggcaagcccagctcccaggaaCTACATGTTTCCAGGTTTTCCTAAGTCCAGTAATCACAGAGCAAAAAAACTGCAGCATTCCAGACTGCTTCCTGTCAGGGCAAGGGAAGGCCATTCCTATGGGATACAGTTCCAATGGCACAAAGAAGGAAACAGTCACCCAAGGACTGAGTCTTCCAGGACACAGCAGAGGAACGTCAGGGAAGGGACTTTCTAGTGCAACATTTGAGCCATGGAACATCAGCAGGTTCCCACTGGAATCATTTCAGGAGGGAGATATCCCACTTTTCCTCACCTGGAGGCACCTCCCACCAGTAGTTCCATCTAATCCCAGGTATCCATGTCGCTCCCAGGGACAGAGATGATAATTTTCCTTAGTGCTTTAAAGTGCTTTGCAGATCCCAAGCTCTGCCTTAGTGCTAAGGgtgaattcctgctgggaataaGGGCAGGAATGAGCTCCTTATCCCAACTCCTGGGCCAGAAGGGGAGCTAGCCCGCTAGCCccagcctccctgcccctcagctccccttttcccctcaaACCTTCCCAGATTTTTGTGCGTATTCCCAAAAAATCACCTTGGTAGTGTTTCCTGAGTGCAGGAATTCCTCCTtaccctgtgctgtgctcccaaaccacctgctccctgctccttttTTAAGGACCTACAAACCAAAAAGAACTTCTGGTTGCTCAgaataaaaggatttttccttctccaaatCCCTCTGATTCCACTCAGGGAGGGAAAGGTCACCTTTGGAACCTTAAACCACAGGAATAATGTTTTCCTGGCCGCTTCAAGCACTTCTGAAGGCTCTGAAACGGGTaaggagcaggggctggagcatcccacGCTGGATGGAGTGGGATATCAGCACTTGGACCCAGAATCCAGTGGAATTCCGTGCACCCAGGATTATTTACATGAATGCACAGTGGTTATAAAGTGCTCCTCAATGGCATTGGATCCCACTGGCtcccagggagcacagccctgaccCATCCCAGCGCTTCCACTGCCCACAAGGAGAACAGGAAGCCTGGGATttgccaggggctgagctccTGGAAAGCACAGCATCCACCTACAATGGAAATAGCACTGCTaaggaggggaaaggggagcaACCACAGGATTCTAAGGAAGTTAAaccaggaattttttttccagggagctccagggagagccATCAGTAACTGCTGAGCTTTGAGGGGGAGTTGTGGCAATTCAAGGCCTTTTCCAGGTCCCAAGAATGTTTCATTTCCTACAATAGGTagttttcctcctgctcccatcACTGGAAAACCTGCCTGGAGAGGCGGAGCAGGCTCCTCTGGGCCCAGAGGCTCAGGTAGTTTTTCCTAACTTGCTCAAGCTTTCCTACATGGAATTGTGCAGGTGGGGAGAGGGGGCAGGCAGTTACCCCCAGATCCAAGCCACTTGGGAAGCAGGGGGCTTGGAATTCTGCCTGCCATCCTCTCTTCCCTCAGTCCCCAGAGGGAACAGCATGGGAAGGAGAGGATGACCATGAATTTTCCTTCAGGAAAGCCTCCCTATTTCCTTAATAAATACCTTCCaaccagctcagcagctctgtaaACATACAAGAGATTGCAACACTGGGAAAAAGTCCATCTTTTCCCTGAATTCCAAATGAGAGAGGCTGGCACCGATCCACTGTGGATGCTGCATATGGGTGGTGTGAGGAcccccagggatccaggagagACTCCCAGACTCCACAGGGGACTGGAAAATAATGCCAGGTGCATCTTGCAGTTGATCCATCCACATCCATGCAGCTCTGAGATGAGAATCCTGGCAGTCCCACGGGAATGTTGCCAGCTTAGAGGGGTCCAGGGAAACGAGGAGTGATGGGGGTGATATCCAGGAGAACTTTCTGCCAAAGGCAGAGGGATTGGGCTCTTGGGAACAGCGTCCTTCCCTCTCAGGAGTGCTCAGGGGAGAGAAACCACGGtgccagccccattcctgctgcgCCTGGCCAGGAAGGGGAGACTGGATTTGGGGGGAATACAGCCCCAATGGCTTTAAAATAGGAGTGTCCTACAAAAGCAATCCCCATGGAAGTGTGCCGAATTGGATCTTGGGCCGGATCCGTGGTAGTGCAACAGGGCCCAAAGTCTCAATCCGCTCATTTCCCATAACCACTGGCTCGGTCCCGAGGAGAGGGATCTGGCCCGGCTCCCTCCTGCTTCCATCTATCCAGGTATCTCACTCCCAAACTCAGCAGGTGCCCCAGGGCAAGGAATCTGCCTCTGGAATGAGACAGGCTGAGGTAGGGAACTTTAGTGCCTCAGACCCTCTCAGGCCCCGCGGGGCAAAGCTTCTCCCAGCTCCAAGCACAGGATTCCAGCACAATCCATCCTCCAGACACCACCACTGGGTCACCccagaaaggatttttccagcTCTCTCCTCTGATCCCAACTGCCCGATGACAGCCTCCTCCATGGATTATCCCACTGGGATCATTCCACCCCTTTCCCCTGCACTAAAGGGCCGAAATCATGAGGTCGTCCTGCTTGGCAGGGCTGGTTACGTGTCCAGAAGGGGTGGAAGTCCGGATTTTGTCCGTGGCCAGGCATTCCTGGCTGCTCACACCCGTGGGAGTGATATCCATGAGTTCTCCGGATGAGCTAAGGGGGAAGGAGGGCGACACGGAGATTCCCGACGAGGGATCCGTCGAGCCCGCAAACAACCTCGGGGGCTTTGGGACTAAGTTGGGCTCGTACTGTGCCCTCAGCAGGATCTCCTGGTCGCTGACGGATTTGGGAATCTCCGCAAAGTCGCTGGAGCTGTCCGACACCATCATGCAGTAAATGTCCTGGAAGGAGCTGCTTTTGCTGTCCAGGTTGAAGAGGCTGTCGATGAACTCGGCGAATTCCAGCACCTGGGGACTGGGAACGTCGGCCAGGCGGCCGTTGTGGAGCGGGGGCTCTTCCCGCGGGGACGAGGACGCGCGCTCCCCGTCGCTCCCGGTGCCCTCGGCGCTGCAGCGGCGCTGGGGGGTGGTGCCGCCGCTGTTGAGGACGTTTTCCGGGGGCTGCGTCTCCTGGGAATGCTTGGAGAGGCTgtcagcagccagcagctctgtccgGGAGCTGAGGGAAGGGTTCTCCTCAGGGATAGCGGGGTCTATATAAAAGCAGTGGGTCTCGTCCTTCTCCATGACAGCATGGAGGCTGGGGGAGCCCCGGATGCTCCGGAAGCCGGAGGAGCGCCGGGAATCGAAGCTGTAGATGGATTCGTTGTCCGAGAGGCTCTCCATGGTGGCCAGAGGGGCGCGGCGGTCCTGGAGCTCCACGGAGAGACGTTCCTTGGTGTCCAGGAGAAGCAGCTCCACAGGGTCCTTCTGCACGGGAGAAAGTGGCTTCGTCTCATAGAACCCCTCCAGGCTGATTTCCGAATGGGATTTGCTCCTGCAACAGGAAACAGAGAACACGAGGCTGCAGAATTCCAGAACAGCTAGAGGATCCAAGGGTTCCTCACACAGCTCCTCCAACCAGAGGCATCCACATCTCCAGGGAATCTCTTCTTGCTCCATCCTCCCAGCTGGAAATACCACAAATGAATTCTCCCTCTGCAAACTCCAGCTCTTgcccttctcccttttttccttctctcctgtccagagaggctgtggactATCCCTGTTGGTATTCCAGGTGCTCCAGGAcgaggcttggagcaacctgggctggtagaaggtgtccctacccatgtcaggggttggaactggatgatcctgaaatcccttccaaaccaaactgAAATTAGCTCCAAGTTTTACCTTAGGAAAACCTCACCTGTCTggataagggaaaaaaaaatggaagtctCTTTCATACCTTTTCCTGACCTTGCTGCAGTCAAATTCCTAAGCAAcacaagagatttttttccctgacattCCTCAAGATATCCTGAAGCTTTAATTCCCACGAAGGCCCATGGATCTATCTTTCCCACACACATGGATCACAATGCTCCAAGAGGAAGAGGGCCCACACCTGTGggtatttattaatatttctaaTATTCCATATAAAATCTCTCCTTACTTGGTACTGCTGTTCCTCCTGTCCACTGGGATGGGTCCAGTTCCAATCTGCACGGTGGGgcagctgggcaagggctgGCTCTGGAATATCAGCTCCGGGGTGAGATCCACTTCTGTAGGACTCACCATCACTTTggctgcagaaagcagagctgttttCCCCTTGTTGTAGTTCTCCAAGACCTGTTCAAAGaaagcagaggaacagcaggGATTGACTGGAGGCTTTCAAACAGCTGGATTGGCCTCTTTCTTCCCAGAGACTTCTGGAAGCACAGGGAGATAAAGGATTAGAAGGATAAATCCTGACACATCCCTGGATGTCACCTGGGCTCCAATTTAATGGCAGCTCCTGGAATGAACCATCACCACTCAACCTCACGTTATTCTGATGTTAAATTTGGAAACAGGAGCTTCTTGGGACTGTGGGAATTCCATTCCCAGACCCTGTCACACTCCACTCCCAATACCCTGTGCAAGACTGACCAGGAGCATCCCCTTTGCTCctcttttccaaaataaatgcCTGGTGTATTTaaccagcagcattcccaggccAAGTCTGTCTGTCCCAGTGGCTTTTGGGATGACAATTCCCTGCCTTACCTTGTTGAGCCCTTCCATGACCACGTAGGGGAGGTGTTCGTGCAGCATGGCCGGGGAGATGATCACCTCGTTGAAGGCCTTGTTGTCCCCCCAGATGGCAAAGTAGGTGGGAtcctcctgctcacagcagctggaaaaggggTGCAGACAAGAGGGAAAAGGATGGAAAAGCAGGGCAGTGTTTTGGCATGTGAAAACAGCAGGATgtagagggagaaaaagaggaaaaacagaggGAAGAGCTGTTAGAATACATATGGCTCCAAAATCCTGCTTTATGGGGACATGATTATCCATGGGCTAATCATCGTCTAAAAGGAAAAGGACTTCGGAAAAGGGCCTGGAATAATGGGAAAAGGGGGAGTAGCTTTAAGCTGAAAGAGGGtgggtttagatgggatattgagaaaaaattcttccctgtgagggtgcagaggccctggcacaggttgtccagagaagctgtgactgccctatccctggaagtgttccaggccaggttggatgggctgAAGtaacctgggatggtggcaggggctggaactggatgatcctcaagtcccttccaacccgaACCATTACAGCATTCCATGTGCTGGTTTAGATTAGGTATTGGAAGAaactcttccctgtgagggtggtgagactgGAAAAATGGGATGGATTTCCAAcggaagctgtggctgccccatccctggaagtgttcaaatcCAGGCTGGACTTGTcttggagcaatctggtctggtggaaggcaTCTCTACCCATGATCTCCacagtcccttccaacccaaaccattccataactccaccagcacagccacaacCACTGTCCCCATGAGACAGCGGGGAAGAAAACCCCCTTCTCCTTGTGCCAGGGAGAGTCTTCCAGCAAGAAttccagcaggaacagcaggacTCACCAGCACTGCTCGGCAGGGTGGTTGTGCACCACGTGGATGATGCGGCCAGGGGGGTACAGGGGGGTGCTGGCACTCAGGGCGATGGTCAGGTCACTGGGATGTGTCCAGAGCCGGTTGCTCGTCACCGAGTTCTCCTCTGGCTCCTCGGGAAGCTCGGATTTAGGAATGCACTTGGTAGCCCCCACAATGATCCGCCACTGTTCCCACaaacagggagagagaggagggaggatatgaggagagaaaagcaaaaaaaaccagttttctTTCACACAAGAGGCATTTGCCTAACTAAAGGTGTGTGAAACACCACCAAAGGTGTCCAGGAAAAACACAGTGACACTGGGAATAAATAAGGAACAATACAAGGACAGGAAAACAGGGAAGCTGGATACAGAGATGATCCAAATGTTTctggaagtttattttcttttcccaattATATACCCTCTCCAGGTAAATTACATCATGTATTATCACTAAAAATCTTTGTATTTAATGGGCTTTTTTCCATCTTGGTGCAATGGTAAAGACTGGGGAGGGACAACTTCCCACATTTTCTATCTCCAAGACATGAGCAGACTATTTATCCTGGAACAGCATCACCCCAATGTTCTGACAAGCACAGGTATTGGACTTCCAGCCTGTTCCCAGTTTTAACTGGCCAGGAAAATCCACACTTGGAATACAGACTTTAAAAGAGGCTCAGACAGAAAATTCCCTGCTCAGTTATTTGGGATGTGTGATGGTGAAGTTTCAGCAAGTGAGCTAGAATGATCCCACTGAGCTCTCCAGCTCTTTCCATCATTCCTCTGGTTCCCTAAATAATGATCCTGAGGAGGCCTTCTTGCCATAAAAAttcccccatccctgctcagagaCATCTCCAGGTGTTGGCTCTTCCCTCTTACCTTTGGTTTGGTGCTTCTTTGGAGAACATCCAGAAGCTGCCGGCGAAATCCCTCCAACTGAGAGAGCCCGATCCTGGAAAAGAGGAAGATGTGACTCTGGAAAAAAGGTGTGGTTATGGAAAAGAGGAAGATGTGATTCTAGAAGGGATTAAGATGTGATTCTGGAGAAGAAGAAGTGAgtctgaaaaagaagaaagttaTGGATATGGAAGACAACACCTGGGCAGGGAACAGGACAAGAAGGATATGGAGCACAGTAAACAAGGCATTGAGTTTAAAAGGACACAATAAGGATACAACATGGAGCAGATGGATTCAGAAGTGGGCTGTGGCATCACCCACGAGCAGGAGCCAGGAGTTAGACGCACAGGGAATTACCAGGACAATAACAAGGATAAGATCAGTGAACAGGAAAGGAGGGAGGTCACAACGAAGATGGCACAGAACAGGTGAGTTGGAAAAGTGTCCTGGAGCTGAATGACACCACTGAGCAGATGACAGGATGGACAGGACCATGGCATCCAGGTAAATCCCAGGTTGCCTGGCTCCTGTTCCAAATCCCTCAGCAGAATGTGTCCCAGGAGATGAGGAATGTGAGGATTGCCAAGGCACAAGGAATGAGCTGGTTTGGAGATGAGGTGACATAGAACATGGATTTTGGGACAAATTGGTCCAAATGAGGTGGCAGCACATCTAGGACAAGGCCAAAATAACACAGGAAACCAGGACGGTGGCACATCTGATATTCCAGGTACCACAAGGAGGTAAGAcattcccccttttctttcaAACAGGAGGGATTTGCTCATAAAAGCCCCAACAAAGGTGTCCAGgaaaaacacagacacagagaacaataaaaggacaggaaaatgagaaaggTGAAGACAGAGATGATCCAAGTGTTTCAGACAGGAAACAGATGATTTGGGACAGAACAGCAGAGATTCATCAAGGAATTCAGACACTCCTCCACTTGCCTGGGCACCAGATCTTTGCCAAGCACCACTGCAGTCACAAACTCCTTGGAATACTCCATGGCATCCTCACTGGAAGAGAAACAGGAGCAAGGAGAAGCAAACAGTGTTTCATTCCCTATTCAGTGGCAGGAAAACCAGGGGCACAGACCCCAATCCAAGCTCCAGGCTTTGGGGATTTGTGCCTTGTGGAAGAAGAGCCTGATCTCCACATCCTACGGCCCAATCATTCCCCTGCACAGGACTCTGGATATAGCTGGGAAAGGAAATGCTTGAACTGAATGCCTCATAGTAATTTTCCAATAGTTTGGGAATGATGGAACAGCCAAGAAAGAAGATATTTCCTACTCCTGAGGCTATAATGTAGGATGAAATACCCCAATATTTGGGGGAATTCAAATGGCAAATTTCTGCAGCAACCTGACTTCCAAGACAAGAATAAAGAAATCAAGATTCCCACTCTGAGTTTGCTGCAGATATTCCCAACCAGTCACCATGGGCAGAGGCTGCCTCACTGGCCTAGGGATGATCCTGGGCATGACACAAGTCAGGAGCTACCAAGGCATCCAGGAGTGGAAGTTTAGAGCAGAAGGCTGTACAACTCTCCTGAAATATCCTCCTCTGTagctctgtggctgcagaagAGCTGGGAATACTACAATAAGGAATGCCAGCATCCAGATTCAGCAGCAGGCTGGTTTAAAACCCTTGCCTGCACCTGGAATATGATGCAGGAACTACCAGGAGAAGCTTCTCATGATCCATAGCTGATTCCAAGGATCCCCATGGTGTCTGTCAGGACCAGGAGACCTTCCCTCACTTCCCAGCAATCCAATGGGATGTTTTGTTTGGGAATGACATGACCAGAAGGTCTGTTCCCATTTATAATGGGAAGGATTCACAATTAATCTCTCCTTGGTTTTGCCCCACAGCCAAGGGAAGGAAACCAGAACAATCCCTGTGAGAAATTTTAGGCTGCAGAATGACAGAAATCACATCTCAATTCCAATTTCTTTGGAAAAGGAGTCCAAACAACTGGatcagctgctgcagacaccTGCATTTGGTCAAGTATCTCCTTTATTTCCATCTATTCAgtgggagagggcagagagTAAGGAAATTGCACCCATTTCCCATTAAATGTAGACCCATGGACAATTCAGTTATAAACCAGAATATTTGGGAAAGGGGCTATTTGCAATCCTAACCTGAATACCAAACTATATCCCAGAGGAAACACTCAGCTTCTCCAGGCTGCCTTGTCCATTTCACTGCTCCCTAGAGCCTCACAAGTAGGATCCAGTGTATCCCAGGTGTATCCCAACACCTACCTGAGCAGCCCACCTGGGGGGGAATAAGCAAAGCACTTCAGGGACGGATACTGGGGACGCAGCAGGAAGGACAGgatggcagctgtgccagctccaagGGAATGCCCAACCACAATCAGGCCATAGTGCTTTGTTCCTCTTCCCTAAAAAACATGGCAACAACAAGGAATCGAGGTCAGGTTAGAAATGAAATTGAATTTATCCTCCAAATCTCTCCCTTTCCGCAGTTTTGGAGTTTATTTCTATACATGAGCCTCCAGATTCCAGCTGAATGGCTCCTTGCTTGTTctgaatcatggaatcattacAGAATTCTGGAATGGTTTAGGGTGGAAAGGAAGGGAGAGATCATTCCATTCCACtccacaccttccactagcccaggttgctccaagccccatcaaACCCATGCtggaacaattccagggatgggacagacaCAACTTTTCTGGGAAACCCATGCCAGGGCCTCACTGGAGGCTGGAATTCATTCACTTCTTGAATTCTACATTTGGCCTACTGGGActtttctgaaagaaagaaggtgggaaaaaaaaaaaaaggaaaggcacACAAGCTATCTGAATTATTTAAGATTTGATGGGAGCTTTTTGTCCCTCCTGAAAACATCCAAGCTCACACAGAAAGTGTCTCTAAACCTCACTGGACACTTTTCTATGGAATATCTGTCCTTGGCAACCGTCAGAAACAAGGTCCTGTGCTGGTGGGACCTGGGATGGCACTTATGGACCTAAAGCCAGGAAATATTCCTCCTCAGTAACAGAACAGCTCCCATTTTCCCTTTCTAGGCAGAGAGGAATGAAGCTCCATCCCAAAAAGCTGGATGCTGGTTTATCTCTCCCTCCATCCACCAAATATCCCAAGGCAGCACTTCAGCAACTATTTCTAACATATAAACCAAGGTAAGCTGCTTCCCAACATCTCCCTTGAGTCCTGTGACATCTCCCTGCCACCAGGAATGTGCCTACAGGGACAGTCACCACCACATTCCAAAGAATATCTCcataaaaatgggattttagTTCCTGCTGATTTGGTTTTAATGCTCCCTGTCCCTCATTGCCACCATGTGGGACTTCCTGcctcaggaaaaggaaaataatcaggAGCTCTGCACTATTGGtgcttccaaaataaaaaagcctTGCAGGAagtctggatggggcttggagcgaCCTGATCTTGTGGAATgttctctgcccatggcagggggtggaatgggatgagctttaaggtcccttccaacccaaaccattccacaaaATGAGTAACTAGCTGGAAATACAGGAATTAAAGGAAGAGCTGAGAAATGAATACAACAGactcagggacacagagatTCCCTTAAAACCCAGGTTTTTATGGAAATCTCATCCTCTGTCCAGAGACAACTCGTACTCACCAAATCCCGCCCAAAAGCTTGGGACAGCaccatctcctgctccagcttcTTCTTGATGTACTCAGCAGACAGCACCAttccctgtgggagcaggaacaCACAGCAGGATGTAAATGGCATCTCAACATCCAGAAGGTGAGGAAGCTCTGGAATGTATGGATGTGGATGGAAGGGGAATTGATTCCCCTCTGCATATCCAAAGTTTTGGTGCTTAAGGAGTAAAGGCAGTTCTTAATTAAGGAACACTCCGAGGGCCTATTCCTGGGATTTTAGGGGGAAAACTACCCCAAATCCAATTAACTTAAACACAGGATTGTGGATTTGGTACTTCAGGCCAAGGGACCTGGGGCAGAACAGAGAAATAGACTTGGATATTCTAAATATTGGTGGTTTTAAACCCAAATTATCCTATTCCAGGTAAATATGGGATGGAGTTTTCAATTTAAATCTGGGAATAAAAGTGTGAATCATTTTAATAGAGTTAATGATTCAAACACCAAagggaaaagcacaaggaaTTAGTTCCTGCCTTCTGCAGCCATCAATATTAAGGGGATTTGGCTGTCAGAGGACATTCATCCCAAATTATTAAAAGTTTTTATTCCCTAGAAGTCAAGGAGTGCTGGAAGATGGAAAAGATCATATCGGGGTCTAAAcattcctcctctctgctgagGAGTGTTTCTCAGATTCCAAATGTAGTTCAGTGCAATTCCAAGTGCAATTATAAATAAGCAACTGGAATTTGGTTTGTTGCATAAATTCCTGATAATGCTACAGTTTAACTCAGTGGGAAGTGAGCCCGAACTCCAAAAaatggggggacatggggaaaATCATCTCCTT
It includes:
- the DAGLA gene encoding diacylglycerol lipase-alpha gives rise to the protein MPGIVVFRRRWSVGSDDLVLPAVFLFLLHTTWFVILSVVLFGLVYNPNETCSLNLVDHGRGYLGILLSCMIAELAIIWLSMRGSILYTEPRDSMQYVLYVRLAILVIEFVYAIVGIVWLTQYYTSCNDITAKSVTLGMVVCNWVVILSVCITVLCVFDPTGRTFVKLRATKRRQRNLRTYNLRHRLEEGQASSWTRRLKVFLCCTRTKDSQSDAYSEIAYLFAEFFRDLDIVPSDIIAGLVLLRQRQRAKRNAVLDEANNDILAFLSGMPVTRNTKYLDLKNAQEMQRYREVCYYMLFALAAYGWPIYLMRKPTCGLCRLARSCSCCCLCPSRPRYAPGVTIEEDNCCGCNAIAIRRHFLDENMTSVDIVYTSCHDAVYETPFYVAVDHDKKKVVISIRGTLSPKDALTDLTGDAERLPVEGHHGTWLGHKGMVLSAEYIKKKLEQEMVLSQAFGRDLGRGTKHYGLIVVGHSLGAGTAAILSFLLRPQYPSLKCFAYSPPGGLLSEDAMEYSKEFVTAVVLGKDLVPRIGLSQLEGFRRQLLDVLQRSTKPKWRIIVGATKCIPKSELPEEPEENSVTSNRLWTHPSDLTIALSASTPLYPPGRIIHVVHNHPAEQCCCCEQEDPTYFAIWGDNKAFNEVIISPAMLHEHLPYVVMEGLNKVLENYNKGKTALLSAAKVMVSPTEVDLTPELIFQSQPLPSCPTVQIGTGPIPVDRRNSSTKSKSHSEISLEGFYETKPLSPVQKDPVELLLLDTKERLSVELQDRRAPLATMESLSDNESIYSFDSRRSSGFRSIRGSPSLHAVMEKDETHCFYIDPAIPEENPSLSSRTELLAADSLSKHSQETQPPENVLNSGGTTPQRRCSAEGTGSDGERASSSPREEPPLHNGRLADVPSPQVLEFAEFIDSLFNLDSKSSSFQDIYCMMVSDSSSDFAEIPKSVSDQEILLRAQYEPNLVPKPPRLFAGSTDPSSGISVSPSFPLSSSGELMDITPTGVSSQECLATDKIRTSTPSGHVTSPAKQDDLMISAL